The following proteins are encoded in a genomic region of Sander lucioperca isolate FBNREF2018 chromosome 23, SLUC_FBN_1.2, whole genome shotgun sequence:
- the LOC116067143 gene encoding xin actin-binding repeat-containing protein 1-like isoform X2 has protein sequence MSALYLSKVVPQDSTHSFLKPAQGQLSESGKRVKPAKMAEDYQRGKDDLSPPSSARHQPAPEDISGAHFPQFMPSQLSKEKLYQQRQKCELRRLLKHTHPELKMLDEVVDEELAEVLRSEPGLTAGETGYEGEVLSRRLIFENCALSNKVSPYTSKMHKAEGMVERDDVSKTLAVFKEHEESPCNESDKEIVEDEKTLGSSSDPNRECEEEMIRIDVKATRRLFESKSVNTSKPNPDRFEAKVSLSGDETEAVQKQKQDFEMCTKENLHSENKSNVCSTSVGVTDQANKQSPCVQIIGQSTDYEFSGREEVSTGETVFEGEPTSLSDPEEFRKIIKTSAALFQNNPFIPTNIEREKSFVHTSKSQSPAENTGAIQDYLIDNVKNRAHLFESMPFDKIRHQDKDEIEAMVENIKETLNSLYHVNAINSDGSIIEVNETMIAKKAKFTLSESGPKIKYDEVAEGGAQNFLLQLLPRANLKPQITYLKEGSKGSMAATVVNVPVHQHHFTTNQDTEFKTANVVQLVEDILNQDNSLRKGVIIQEDADRCTEVVVYSLHSYFDEFDVKSYCPPQGAEYDEPEPERGDVSKADYQELRKGIIESTISCLLETPKDQTCQGSIRPDDMPTVKGNVKLFKSCIEKGDLEYLKTLQAEPTVQEQELTPNQNVAGQGLELHHEQRGDQVEESNSEWVPVDVKRLKKMFSGDQRPTQLKQNVCENLAQSTTISCAFTAHNVSLGKSQSSTECIHVQVNNSCTTQELSNSILAPQGSYPHLETQDDDRVHQAELVEVVDDNDEISNLQTAIHSLQRTTIEAKSLHHSSQEKHKILVQEPVVSVTSGDVKHLRTEAELPQENEDQKRDTCTETTWDELPSTSNITSEHKSYCQHEDTETCCEDTNSEEVQTIETCSKMGQQGPELVDEEVVFQGKLQAALDSLERSNINVSRGDFRAAMIYRSVSKPHKERPQNVDAISVQKTTKEEFCHVTEPKSTQAPLRHDVSKEQVTAANADRPRQSETLNKPATSAVSEKSRRSVGQKPAIPPKPEHLKVKQRDIQSINTKNIEANQTNTVEPKETVPQRMAMTSMSHKDELKQGLFKINTGADSGPDSVEHQRNKLFDDATQMAKEIEVRHQVPGSVVILESDNSDKNIIKRQQEIKATTEEKSPQDFPIKENMNETDESHVDFHEACKTFGGKKAFSAKNAPVKPKRVKIAQPENKNPKHMSGDNSSIFTHVVEEPKPTLTGPSCNNPNTCGQAADSKDKHEKEIKQEGKVEMRGKKGRTETEDERRQRLSVHMDEILRGNITAAMEIFDNLRKQEELQSILSRVEEVEQDTSEVDVRSLRGVFENVPDWVVSSNKKKQKKTKVENKEERLPLTRDNTESKSSMAHVFGDLERASEEIMNLKEQTLARLMDIEEAIKKALYSVSTLKSDSDIAGLSCLFKESLGTEQGSPSFGSISKISIGSSRTKSLQTLENPTIQGNTALPVSQGTRIEVAPAKQRASPPSSPAFISIQSAAKKTDKKEVPPPKTTICQTCQHSPKTEEKFLTTKTLTCNSPAQNRKRDPRKAGQKQSSYNPKRELSVLEVQTDPEGNSIMGTKTVTENYERTDDLGNRFYSSKTSTVVTAQPDTTTSTSQAVVSPAMYQVTKYPEVLLPINQKP, from the exons ATGTCCGCTCTCTATCTGTCCAAGGTGGTACCTCAGGATTCAACACACAGCTTTTTAAAACCG GCACAAGGTCAGTTATCTGAATCTGGGAAAAGAGTCAAACCAGCCAAG ATGGCCGAAGACTACCAAAGAGGGAAAGATGACCTCTCTCCACCGTCTTCAGCCAGACATCAGCCAGCACCAGAAGACATCTCTGGGGCACATTTCCCACAGTTCATGCCTTCCCAACTTTCGAAAGAAAAGCTATACCAACAGCGGCAGAAATGTGAGCTGAGAAGGCTCCTGAAGCACACTCACCCAGAGCTGAAGATGTTAGATGAAGTTGTGGATGAAGAGCTTGCTGAGGTTTTGCGCTCAGAGCCTGGGCTGACAGCTGGTGAAACTGGATACGAGGGAGAGGTCCTTTCAAGACGCTTGATATTTGAGAACTGTGCCCTGAGTAACAAAGTATCTCCTTACACCTCTAAGATGCACAAGGCAGAGGGAATGGTGGAAAGAGACGATGTCAGTAAAACATTAGCTGTGTTTAAGGAACATGAAGAGAGTCCTTGTAATGAAAGTGATAAAGAGATCGTGGAGGATGAGAAAACGCTTGGGTCTAGTTCAGATCCTAATAGAGAGTGTGAGGAAGAGATGATAAGAATAGATGTTAAGGCTACTAGAAGGTTATTTGAGAGTAAATCTGTTAACACATCCAAACCTAATCCAGATAGGTTTGAGGCAAAAGTTTCTCTTTCTGGCGATGAGACAGAGGCagtccaaaaacaaaaacaggattTTGAAATGTGTACCAAAGAGAATCTGCATAGCGAAAACAAAAGCAATGTATGTTCCACAAGTGTTGGCGTGACAGATCAGGCCAATAAACAAAGCCCATGTGTTCAGATCATTGGTCAAAGCACTGACTATGAGTTTTCTGGTAGGGAAGAAGTTTCTACAGGTGAAACAGTCTTTGAGGGTGAGCCTACAAGCCTTTCTGATCCAGAAGAATTTAGGAAAATAATCAAAACGAGTGCAGCTCTTTTCCAAAACAACCCATTTATCCCAACAAACATAGAAAGAGAGAAATCCTTTGTGCATACATCAAAATCCCAAAGCCCAGCAGAAAACACTGGGGCAATTCAGGACTATCTGATAGATAATGTCAAGAACAGAGCCCACTTGTTTGAATCAATGCCATTTGACAAAATTAGGCATCAGGACAAGGACGAAATTGAGGCGATGGTGGAGAACATCAAGGAAACACTGAATTCTCTTTATCATGTCAATGCCATAAATTCAGATGGCTCAATCATTGAGGTGAATGAGACAATGATAGCCAAAAAGGCCAAATTCACACTATCAGAGAGTGGgcctaaaataaaatatgacgAGGTGGCTGAAGGTGGTGCACAAAACTTCCTTCTCCAGTTGCTACCACGAGCAAACCTAAAGCCTCAGATCACTTACCTAAAGGAGGGTAGTAAAGGAAGCATGGCAGCCACAGTGGTGAATGTACCTGTGCACCAGCATCACTTCACTACCAACCAAGATACAGAATTTAAAACTGCCAATGTGGTTCAGCTTGTTGAGGATATTCTCAATCAGGATAACTCTCTGCGGAAGGGAGTGATTATCCAGGAGGATGCAGACAGATGTACTGAAGTCGTTGTTTACTCCCTCCACAGTTATTTTGATGAGTTTGATGTAAAAAGTTATTGTCCTCCGCAAGGTGCAGAGTATGATGAACCAGAGCCAGAAAGAGGTGATGTGAGTAAAGCAGACTatcaagaactaagaaaaggcATTATTGAATCAACCATAAGCTGCCTTCTAGAAACTCCCAAAGATCAAACTTGCCAAGGATCCATAAGGCCTGATGATATGCCCACAGTTAAAGGAAATGTAAAATTGTTTAAGAGTTGTATTGAAAAAGGAGATTTAGAGTATTTGAAAACTCTTCAGGCTGAACCAACAGTGCAAGAACAAGAACTCACTCCTAACCAAAACGTGGCTGGACAAGGCCTTGAACTTCATCATGAACAGAGAGGTGATCAAGTTGAGGAGAGTAATTCAGAATGGGTCCCAGTGGATGTAAAGAgactaaaaaaaatgttctctgGAGATCAAAGACCAACCCAACTAAAGCAAAATGTATGTGAAAATCTTGCTCAATCTACCACCATTTCTTGTGCATTCACAGCTCATAATGTGTCACTTGGAAAGAGCCAGTCCTCTACAGAATGCATTCATGTGCAAGTAAATAATAGCTGTACAACACAAGAATTAAGTAACTCTATACTTGCACCACAGGGATCATACCCACATCTTGAGACACAGGACGATGACAGGGTCCACCAGGCTGAATTAGTCGAGGTGGTAGATGACAATGACGAGATCTCTAACCTCCAAACTGCAATACATAGTCTCCAACGGACCACAATCGAGGCCAAATCTTTGCATCACTCAtcacaagaaaaacacaaaattctTGTTCAAGAACCTGTTGTCTCAGTTACCTCAGGTGATGTTAAACACTTAAGAACAGAAGCAGAATTACCTCAAGAAAATGAGGACCAGAAAAGGGACACATGCACTGAGACAACATGGGATGAACTCCCATCAACCTCAAACATCACCTCAGAACATAAATCATACTGCCAACACGAGGATACAGAGACATGCTGTGAAGACACTAATTCTGAAGAAGTACAAACTATtgagacatgcagcaaaatgGGTCAACAAGGCCCAGAGTTGGTGGATGAGGAAGTTGTCTTTCAGGGTAAACTTCAAGCAGCTTTGGATTCCCTGGAGAGATCCAATATCAATGTCAGTAGAGGAGATTTCAGAGCAGCTATGATATACAGAAGCGTGTCCAAACCTCACAAAGAAAGACCACAAAATGTGGATGCGATATCTGTGCAAAAGACGACTAAGGAGGAGTTTTGTCACGTGACTGAACCTAAATCAACTCAAGCACCACTGAGACATGATGTCTCCAAAGAACAAGTGACTGCAGCAAATGCGGATCGCCCAAGGCAAAGTGAAACTCTAAATAAACCAGCTACAAGCGCTGTCTCAGAGAAAAGCAGAAGGTCTGTTGGTCAAAAACCAGCCATCCCACCTAAACCTGAGCATTTAAAAGTGAAACAAAGAGACATTCAATCAATCAACACAAAGAATATTGAGGCAAACCAAACTAATACTGTGGAACCCAAAGAGACAGTTCCTCAACGAATGGCAATGACATCGATGTCACATAAGGATGAACTTAAGCAAGGCCTGTTCAAAATTAACACTGGTGCAGACTCAGGGCCTGATTCAGTGGAACATCAAAGAAATAAGCTTTTTGATGACGCTACACAGATGGCTAAGGAAATTGAAGTAAGGCATCAAGTCCCAGGTTCAGTCGTCATCTTGGAAAGTGATAACTCAGATAAGAATATCATTAAGCGACAACAGGAGATAAAAGCCACAACAGAAGAGAAAAGCCCCCAGGATTTCCCAATCAAAGAGAATATGAATGAAACAGATGAAAGCCATGTAGATTTTCATGAAGCATGTAAGACATTTGGAGGTAAAAAGGCATTTTCAGCTAAAAATGCTCCTGTAAAGCCAAAAAGAGTGAAAATTGCCCAGCCTGAAAATAAAAACCCCAAACACATGTCTGGAGATAATTCCTCAATTTTCACACATGTGGTTGAGGAACCAAAACCAACTCTTACTGGTCCATCGTGCAATAACCCAAACACCTGTGGACAAGCTGCTGACAGCAAAGACAAGCAcgaaaaagaaattaaacaagAAGGCAAAGTTGAGATGAGGGGAAAGAAAGGACGAACTGAGACAGAGGATGAACGCCGACAGCGTCTGTCAGTTCACATGGATGAGATCTTAAGAGGAAACATAACGGCAGCCATGGAAATCTTTGACAACTTACGAAAGCAAGAGGAACTTCAGAGTATTCTTAGTCGAGTTGAGGAAGTTGAACAAGATACGAGCGAGGTTGATGTAAGGTCTCTGAGGGGAGTCTTTGAGAACGTCCCTGACTGGGTTGTCAGCTcgaacaaaaagaaacaaaaaaagacgaAAGTAGAAAACAAAGAAGAGAGATTGCCATTAACGAGAGACAACACTGAAAGCAAGTCTTCAATGGCACATGTTTTTGGAGATCTTGAGCGAGCCAGTGAAGAAATCATGAATCTAAAAGAACAGACTTTAGCCAGACTTATGGACATAGAGGAAGCCATAAAGAAGGCTCTTTATTCTGTCTCTACCTTGAAATCTGACTCAGATATTGCTGGTTTATCATGCCTGTTCAAAGAGTCATTAGGGACAGAGCAAGGATCCCCATCCTTTGGTAGTATTAGCAAAATTAGCATTGGTTCAAGCAGAACAAAATCACTGCAGACACTGGAAAACCCTACAATACAGGGAAACACAGCTCTGCCAGTTAGCCAAGGTACAAGAATTGAAGTAGCCCCTGCAAAACAACGAGCAAGTCCACCGTCTTCACCTGCCTTCATCTCCATCCAGTCTGCTGCTAAAAAGACGGATAAGAAAGAGGTGCCTCCACCAAAGACCACAATCTGCCAGACATGTCAGCACAGCCCAAAGACAGAAGAGAAATTCCTGACAACTAAAACGCTGACATGCAACAGTCCTGCTCAAAACAGAAAAAGGGATCCCAGAAAAGCAGGTCAAAAACAATCCTCTTACAACCCAAAACGAGAGCTCAGTGTACTCGAGGTGCAGACTGACCCTGAGGGGAACAGTATCATGGGCACTAAGACAGTCACAGAGAATTATGAGAGGACTGATGACCTTGGGAACCGGTTTTACTCTTCCAAAACTTCCACTGTTGTCACTGCTCAGCCAGATACTACAACATCCACAAGTCAGGCAGTGGTCAGTCCAGCTATGTATCAGGTCACCAAGTACCCAGAAGTTCTGCTGCCGATCAATCAGAAACCTTAA
- the LOC116067143 gene encoding xin actin-binding repeat-containing protein 1-like isoform X1 produces MEWKSNLRRTQSLRSIPSPRDKPTWTQAGLRDKATSVSQLVARYQTTVEVSAAIQETSLNNGEAKPKQVFKEITPSLLESKESHLESLMRRNEAREQSQDKTNLTRSKSMGSLQSSAGSTGALKALFESKAATPNKMKSSFRSVSFTTPYKAAGIMPVVNGEVEEVKSSAVQPKSQIPADGPVSDAKIDAKDPVIRKVGHQTLMERRKTIGGIDFETIASSQADEKRRSIADFRDSSFIQTKEKLCVSVKAMSALYLSKVVPQDSTHSFLKPAQGQLSESGKRVKPAKMAEDYQRGKDDLSPPSSARHQPAPEDISGAHFPQFMPSQLSKEKLYQQRQKCELRRLLKHTHPELKMLDEVVDEELAEVLRSEPGLTAGETGYEGEVLSRRLIFENCALSNKVSPYTSKMHKAEGMVERDDVSKTLAVFKEHEESPCNESDKEIVEDEKTLGSSSDPNRECEEEMIRIDVKATRRLFESKSVNTSKPNPDRFEAKVSLSGDETEAVQKQKQDFEMCTKENLHSENKSNVCSTSVGVTDQANKQSPCVQIIGQSTDYEFSGREEVSTGETVFEGEPTSLSDPEEFRKIIKTSAALFQNNPFIPTNIEREKSFVHTSKSQSPAENTGAIQDYLIDNVKNRAHLFESMPFDKIRHQDKDEIEAMVENIKETLNSLYHVNAINSDGSIIEVNETMIAKKAKFTLSESGPKIKYDEVAEGGAQNFLLQLLPRANLKPQITYLKEGSKGSMAATVVNVPVHQHHFTTNQDTEFKTANVVQLVEDILNQDNSLRKGVIIQEDADRCTEVVVYSLHSYFDEFDVKSYCPPQGAEYDEPEPERGDVSKADYQELRKGIIESTISCLLETPKDQTCQGSIRPDDMPTVKGNVKLFKSCIEKGDLEYLKTLQAEPTVQEQELTPNQNVAGQGLELHHEQRGDQVEESNSEWVPVDVKRLKKMFSGDQRPTQLKQNVCENLAQSTTISCAFTAHNVSLGKSQSSTECIHVQVNNSCTTQELSNSILAPQGSYPHLETQDDDRVHQAELVEVVDDNDEISNLQTAIHSLQRTTIEAKSLHHSSQEKHKILVQEPVVSVTSGDVKHLRTEAELPQENEDQKRDTCTETTWDELPSTSNITSEHKSYCQHEDTETCCEDTNSEEVQTIETCSKMGQQGPELVDEEVVFQGKLQAALDSLERSNINVSRGDFRAAMIYRSVSKPHKERPQNVDAISVQKTTKEEFCHVTEPKSTQAPLRHDVSKEQVTAANADRPRQSETLNKPATSAVSEKSRRSVGQKPAIPPKPEHLKVKQRDIQSINTKNIEANQTNTVEPKETVPQRMAMTSMSHKDELKQGLFKINTGADSGPDSVEHQRNKLFDDATQMAKEIEVRHQVPGSVVILESDNSDKNIIKRQQEIKATTEEKSPQDFPIKENMNETDESHVDFHEACKTFGGKKAFSAKNAPVKPKRVKIAQPENKNPKHMSGDNSSIFTHVVEEPKPTLTGPSCNNPNTCGQAADSKDKHEKEIKQEGKVEMRGKKGRTETEDERRQRLSVHMDEILRGNITAAMEIFDNLRKQEELQSILSRVEEVEQDTSEVDVRSLRGVFENVPDWVVSSNKKKQKKTKVENKEERLPLTRDNTESKSSMAHVFGDLERASEEIMNLKEQTLARLMDIEEAIKKALYSVSTLKSDSDIAGLSCLFKESLGTEQGSPSFGSISKISIGSSRTKSLQTLENPTIQGNTALPVSQGTRIEVAPAKQRASPPSSPAFISIQSAAKKTDKKEVPPPKTTICQTCQHSPKTEEKFLTTKTLTCNSPAQNRKRDPRKAGQKQSSYNPKRELSVLEVQTDPEGNSIMGTKTVTENYERTDDLGNRFYSSKTSTVVTAQPDTTTSTSQAVVSPAMYQVTKYPEVLLPINQKP; encoded by the exons ATGGAGTGGAAGAGTAACCTGAGACGCACCCAGTCACTGAGGAGCATCCCCTCGCCGCGTGACAAGCCCACCTGGACACAGGCAGGGCTGCGGGACAAGGCAACATCTGTATCTCAGCTAGTTGCCAG GTATCAAACCACAGTGGAAGTAAGCGCAGCTATTCAAGAAACCTCGCTCAATAATGGTGAAGCAAAGCCAAAGCAGGTGTTCAAAGAG ATAACACCATCTCTTCTGGAGAGTAAAGAGAGTCATCTGGAGTCTCTGATGAGGAGAAATGAGGCGAGGGAACAGTCTCAAGACAAAACCAATTTAACCCGCAGTAAGTCCATGGGGAGCCTTCAAAGCAGCGCTGGGTCCACTGGGGCCCTGAAGGCTCTGTTTGAGTCGAAGGCAGCCACACCAAACAAGATGAAGAGCAGTTTCAGATCTGTAAGTTTCACGACACCTTACAAGGCAGCGGGCATCATGCCAGTGGTGAATGGAGAGGTTGAAGAGGTAAAGAGCTCTGCAGTGCAACCGAAGAGCCAAATTCCTGCTGATGGTCCAGTCAGTGATGCTAAAATTGATGCAAAAGATCCTGTGATTCGAAAG GTGGGGCATCAGACCCTGATGGAGAGGAGAAAAACAATAGGGGGTATTGATTTTGAAACAATTGCCTCCTCTCAAGCTG ATGAAAAGAGGAGATCAATTGCAGATTTCAGAGATAGCTCCTTCATCCAAACCAAGGAGAAACTGTGTGTCTCGGTCAAAGCTATGTCCGCTCTCTATCTGTCCAAGGTGGTACCTCAGGATTCAACACACAGCTTTTTAAAACCG GCACAAGGTCAGTTATCTGAATCTGGGAAAAGAGTCAAACCAGCCAAG ATGGCCGAAGACTACCAAAGAGGGAAAGATGACCTCTCTCCACCGTCTTCAGCCAGACATCAGCCAGCACCAGAAGACATCTCTGGGGCACATTTCCCACAGTTCATGCCTTCCCAACTTTCGAAAGAAAAGCTATACCAACAGCGGCAGAAATGTGAGCTGAGAAGGCTCCTGAAGCACACTCACCCAGAGCTGAAGATGTTAGATGAAGTTGTGGATGAAGAGCTTGCTGAGGTTTTGCGCTCAGAGCCTGGGCTGACAGCTGGTGAAACTGGATACGAGGGAGAGGTCCTTTCAAGACGCTTGATATTTGAGAACTGTGCCCTGAGTAACAAAGTATCTCCTTACACCTCTAAGATGCACAAGGCAGAGGGAATGGTGGAAAGAGACGATGTCAGTAAAACATTAGCTGTGTTTAAGGAACATGAAGAGAGTCCTTGTAATGAAAGTGATAAAGAGATCGTGGAGGATGAGAAAACGCTTGGGTCTAGTTCAGATCCTAATAGAGAGTGTGAGGAAGAGATGATAAGAATAGATGTTAAGGCTACTAGAAGGTTATTTGAGAGTAAATCTGTTAACACATCCAAACCTAATCCAGATAGGTTTGAGGCAAAAGTTTCTCTTTCTGGCGATGAGACAGAGGCagtccaaaaacaaaaacaggattTTGAAATGTGTACCAAAGAGAATCTGCATAGCGAAAACAAAAGCAATGTATGTTCCACAAGTGTTGGCGTGACAGATCAGGCCAATAAACAAAGCCCATGTGTTCAGATCATTGGTCAAAGCACTGACTATGAGTTTTCTGGTAGGGAAGAAGTTTCTACAGGTGAAACAGTCTTTGAGGGTGAGCCTACAAGCCTTTCTGATCCAGAAGAATTTAGGAAAATAATCAAAACGAGTGCAGCTCTTTTCCAAAACAACCCATTTATCCCAACAAACATAGAAAGAGAGAAATCCTTTGTGCATACATCAAAATCCCAAAGCCCAGCAGAAAACACTGGGGCAATTCAGGACTATCTGATAGATAATGTCAAGAACAGAGCCCACTTGTTTGAATCAATGCCATTTGACAAAATTAGGCATCAGGACAAGGACGAAATTGAGGCGATGGTGGAGAACATCAAGGAAACACTGAATTCTCTTTATCATGTCAATGCCATAAATTCAGATGGCTCAATCATTGAGGTGAATGAGACAATGATAGCCAAAAAGGCCAAATTCACACTATCAGAGAGTGGgcctaaaataaaatatgacgAGGTGGCTGAAGGTGGTGCACAAAACTTCCTTCTCCAGTTGCTACCACGAGCAAACCTAAAGCCTCAGATCACTTACCTAAAGGAGGGTAGTAAAGGAAGCATGGCAGCCACAGTGGTGAATGTACCTGTGCACCAGCATCACTTCACTACCAACCAAGATACAGAATTTAAAACTGCCAATGTGGTTCAGCTTGTTGAGGATATTCTCAATCAGGATAACTCTCTGCGGAAGGGAGTGATTATCCAGGAGGATGCAGACAGATGTACTGAAGTCGTTGTTTACTCCCTCCACAGTTATTTTGATGAGTTTGATGTAAAAAGTTATTGTCCTCCGCAAGGTGCAGAGTATGATGAACCAGAGCCAGAAAGAGGTGATGTGAGTAAAGCAGACTatcaagaactaagaaaaggcATTATTGAATCAACCATAAGCTGCCTTCTAGAAACTCCCAAAGATCAAACTTGCCAAGGATCCATAAGGCCTGATGATATGCCCACAGTTAAAGGAAATGTAAAATTGTTTAAGAGTTGTATTGAAAAAGGAGATTTAGAGTATTTGAAAACTCTTCAGGCTGAACCAACAGTGCAAGAACAAGAACTCACTCCTAACCAAAACGTGGCTGGACAAGGCCTTGAACTTCATCATGAACAGAGAGGTGATCAAGTTGAGGAGAGTAATTCAGAATGGGTCCCAGTGGATGTAAAGAgactaaaaaaaatgttctctgGAGATCAAAGACCAACCCAACTAAAGCAAAATGTATGTGAAAATCTTGCTCAATCTACCACCATTTCTTGTGCATTCACAGCTCATAATGTGTCACTTGGAAAGAGCCAGTCCTCTACAGAATGCATTCATGTGCAAGTAAATAATAGCTGTACAACACAAGAATTAAGTAACTCTATACTTGCACCACAGGGATCATACCCACATCTTGAGACACAGGACGATGACAGGGTCCACCAGGCTGAATTAGTCGAGGTGGTAGATGACAATGACGAGATCTCTAACCTCCAAACTGCAATACATAGTCTCCAACGGACCACAATCGAGGCCAAATCTTTGCATCACTCAtcacaagaaaaacacaaaattctTGTTCAAGAACCTGTTGTCTCAGTTACCTCAGGTGATGTTAAACACTTAAGAACAGAAGCAGAATTACCTCAAGAAAATGAGGACCAGAAAAGGGACACATGCACTGAGACAACATGGGATGAACTCCCATCAACCTCAAACATCACCTCAGAACATAAATCATACTGCCAACACGAGGATACAGAGACATGCTGTGAAGACACTAATTCTGAAGAAGTACAAACTATtgagacatgcagcaaaatgGGTCAACAAGGCCCAGAGTTGGTGGATGAGGAAGTTGTCTTTCAGGGTAAACTTCAAGCAGCTTTGGATTCCCTGGAGAGATCCAATATCAATGTCAGTAGAGGAGATTTCAGAGCAGCTATGATATACAGAAGCGTGTCCAAACCTCACAAAGAAAGACCACAAAATGTGGATGCGATATCTGTGCAAAAGACGACTAAGGAGGAGTTTTGTCACGTGACTGAACCTAAATCAACTCAAGCACCACTGAGACATGATGTCTCCAAAGAACAAGTGACTGCAGCAAATGCGGATCGCCCAAGGCAAAGTGAAACTCTAAATAAACCAGCTACAAGCGCTGTCTCAGAGAAAAGCAGAAGGTCTGTTGGTCAAAAACCAGCCATCCCACCTAAACCTGAGCATTTAAAAGTGAAACAAAGAGACATTCAATCAATCAACACAAAGAATATTGAGGCAAACCAAACTAATACTGTGGAACCCAAAGAGACAGTTCCTCAACGAATGGCAATGACATCGATGTCACATAAGGATGAACTTAAGCAAGGCCTGTTCAAAATTAACACTGGTGCAGACTCAGGGCCTGATTCAGTGGAACATCAAAGAAATAAGCTTTTTGATGACGCTACACAGATGGCTAAGGAAATTGAAGTAAGGCATCAAGTCCCAGGTTCAGTCGTCATCTTGGAAAGTGATAACTCAGATAAGAATATCATTAAGCGACAACAGGAGATAAAAGCCACAACAGAAGAGAAAAGCCCCCAGGATTTCCCAATCAAAGAGAATATGAATGAAACAGATGAAAGCCATGTAGATTTTCATGAAGCATGTAAGACATTTGGAGGTAAAAAGGCATTTTCAGCTAAAAATGCTCCTGTAAAGCCAAAAAGAGTGAAAATTGCCCAGCCTGAAAATAAAAACCCCAAACACATGTCTGGAGATAATTCCTCAATTTTCACACATGTGGTTGAGGAACCAAAACCAACTCTTACTGGTCCATCGTGCAATAACCCAAACACCTGTGGACAAGCTGCTGACAGCAAAGACAAGCAcgaaaaagaaattaaacaagAAGGCAAAGTTGAGATGAGGGGAAAGAAAGGACGAACTGAGACAGAGGATGAACGCCGACAGCGTCTGTCAGTTCACATGGATGAGATCTTAAGAGGAAACATAACGGCAGCCATGGAAATCTTTGACAACTTACGAAAGCAAGAGGAACTTCAGAGTATTCTTAGTCGAGTTGAGGAAGTTGAACAAGATACGAGCGAGGTTGATGTAAGGTCTCTGAGGGGAGTCTTTGAGAACGTCCCTGACTGGGTTGTCAGCTcgaacaaaaagaaacaaaaaaagacgaAAGTAGAAAACAAAGAAGAGAGATTGCCATTAACGAGAGACAACACTGAAAGCAAGTCTTCAATGGCACATGTTTTTGGAGATCTTGAGCGAGCCAGTGAAGAAATCATGAATCTAAAAGAACAGACTTTAGCCAGACTTATGGACATAGAGGAAGCCATAAAGAAGGCTCTTTATTCTGTCTCTACCTTGAAATCTGACTCAGATATTGCTGGTTTATCATGCCTGTTCAAAGAGTCATTAGGGACAGAGCAAGGATCCCCATCCTTTGGTAGTATTAGCAAAATTAGCATTGGTTCAAGCAGAACAAAATCACTGCAGACACTGGAAAACCCTACAATACAGGGAAACACAGCTCTGCCAGTTAGCCAAGGTACAAGAATTGAAGTAGCCCCTGCAAAACAACGAGCAAGTCCACCGTCTTCACCTGCCTTCATCTCCATCCAGTCTGCTGCTAAAAAGACGGATAAGAAAGAGGTGCCTCCACCAAAGACCACAATCTGCCAGACATGTCAGCACAGCCCAAAGACAGAAGAGAAATTCCTGACAACTAAAACGCTGACATGCAACAGTCCTGCTCAAAACAGAAAAAGGGATCCCAGAAAAGCAGGTCAAAAACAATCCTCTTACAACCCAAAACGAGAGCTCAGTGTACTCGAGGTGCAGACTGACCCTGAGGGGAACAGTATCATGGGCACTAAGACAGTCACAGAGAATTATGAGAGGACTGATGACCTTGGGAACCGGTTTTACTCTTCCAAAACTTCCACTGTTGTCACTGCTCAGCCAGATACTACAACATCCACAAGTCAGGCAGTGGTCAGTCCAGCTATGTATCAGGTCACCAAGTACCCAGAAGTTCTGCTGCCGATCAATCAGAAACCTTAA